The nucleotide window CCGCGAAATCACCAGCATCCAACAAGCGTTGACCTTGGTGGGCACCCGAGCGATCACGAACTTTGCACTCTGGAATGCTGTGTTCAGCGTCATTCCGAACCCGAAATTCGGCCCGTTCGATCTGAAAGGCTTGTGGCAAGATTCGCTCCGCCGCGCCGTGTTCGCCCGCAAACTAGGCCGCACGTTGAAGCTGGCCAACGCGGAGGAATTGTTCGCCGGTGCGCTGTTGCAGGACATGGCGATCCCGCTGTTGTTGAAGGAATTGCCGGCGCAGTACGAAACGCTGGTCGAACGACGCGTCGCCGAAGGCCGTCGGCTGAGTGGCCTGGAGCGTGAGATGTTCGGCTGGGACCACGCCGAGGCCGCGGCAATGCTGGCCAAGCGTTGGAATCTGCCCGAAGACTTTGTCGATCTGATCGGCCAGCACACGGAACTGGACGAATTGCTCGGTGGTGGCGAATCGCGATTGCCCGCAGCTTGCGTGGCGTTGGCTTCGATGTTGCCGTCGTGCACCGACGAAGCGTGGACCGAATTCGAGCTTTTCCACGCCGGTTTCAATCGGTTGTGCGACCTGGACCTGGATGCACTGGAGGCTTTGTTGACCGAGGTCGATGAGTCGACCGCGGAGTTCGCCCCGCTGTTGAAGCTGCCGACGCCGAAGATGACTCTGGTCGAATTCGTCTCGGCCTAGCCCCCATTCCGCCCCCTCGCGCGGTCAATTTGGCGGCACGGGAGAAGGAAAAGAGGCCTGACCCCTTATTGGTCGGATGTGGATGTCTTTGAAGCGGAGGTGGATTGTTTGGCCGGGATGGATTTGTAGGCCGATGTGGCCTTTCATGCCGACGTCGAGGCGTCGGTGATCGTCGTCGTCCAGGATGCCGTGTCCGTCCAAATCAGCGACCGCGACTCCGTTGACAAAGGATTGCACCTGAGTCCCCCGGCACACGATCCGGATGTCGTTCCAGTGGTCGGAATCGCCCGCGTGTTGCCATGTCCAGCCCTCGGGGGCATGTTCGGGTTTGGCGTTGGCCGGACGTCCGACGTCGGGCCACAACCAGACTTTGCGGCTGCGGGTTTCGTCGTAGATGAAGCCGCTGCGCCATGGACCGGCCGGGTGTATGTCGACCTGGGGACCGTCCAGCCAGAATGCTTCGTCGTCATAGCGACTGCGGACTTGTACGCCGCTGTTGCCTTTGTTGCCGGCATATGTCTGGACTTTCAGTTTCAATTCAAAGTCGTCGTATTCTTGGTCGGTCAACAACCAGATGTAGTGATGCCGGTCGGGTGATTTACCCTCAGCCACGATCACCCCGTCTTCGACCCGCCAATAACCACGTTTGTCGTTGTCTTCGGGACGACATCGGACGTGCCATCCGGACAGCGTTTTTCCGTCGAACAGCGATTGCCAATCACCGTCGTCCGCCGACGCGGGAGTGCCGATGCCAGGGAATGCGGAATAAAACAGCAGGCCCAGCATGACGCCGGACAAGCCACGCGTGATCGGTACCGACAATGCCACGAAAAAATCTCATGCGTCGAACGAAGGAAACATCATTGCGATGACGCTATTGTGACATCCCGATGGGCTGGATGAAGTGAACCAAGGCCGGGTGCGTCGATTCGTTCGTCGCCTTATCGATTCGTCCAAACGTTGTCCGAACTGACGCGATTTTCGATCAGGTTGACGCTCGGGACGCAAAGAGTGCCAGCACGTCTTCGGTCACCGCGTCGATATCACGATCGGCGTCGATGACGACATTGCGAGGGCTGCTGTGGGGAAGTTGATCCAGGAACGCTTGCCGGACGGTTTCCAGGTAATCCAACCCGCGTGATTCCATGCGGTCGGCGGGTCGATCGAGTCGCCGCATCGATGCTTCGGCGGGCATGTCCAACAGGATCGTCACATCGGGGCACAGCCAATCGTTGGCGGCTTCGCCCAGTTTCCACAGCAGATCGGGCGGAACATCACCGCCGACACTTTGATAGACCACCGTGGATAGCAAAAAACGGTCGCTGATCACCCAACGTCCGGCGTCCAGAGCGGGGCGGATGATGGTTTCCACCATTTCACATCGGCTGGCCATGAACAGCATCGCTTCGGTCCGCCGGTGCATGGTCAGATCGCTGTCCAACAGCAACGATCGCAACTTGGAACCGACGTCCGTGCTGCCGGGATCACGCACGGTCAACACGTCCTGTCCCAGCGATGTCAGGTGTTCTGCCAAGCGGGCGATCTGGGTGGATTTACCGACACCGTCGATGCCGTCAAGAGTGATGAACATAGGCGATGTGGCTAGTAACCGGCGTTTGCACCGGAGAATTGGGTGGAATAGGAATCCGCACCTCCCGTGATCGGGAAATGAGCGTAATCGATGACTTTCCAGTCACCGTTGCCGTCGTCACCGTCACCGACCTTGACGAATTTTAAGACCAATCGGCGGACGACACGAACGTTTTGCAATGCGCCGCTGCGTTCGCTGACGTCGACTTTGACCGACAGTTCGACCTCGGCCTCCGGTGGAAAGCTGTTTTTGATCAGGTCGACCCGGCGCAATTGATTGACTCGCGCCATGCTGAAGCGATACCGCGACAATTCATCGGCGGCGCGGCGCCGTAGCGACTCGCTGCGAAGGTAAGACACGGCGGTGTCGACGTCATTGTTCTCCACCGCCTCGGCGACTTCGTAAACGATTTGTTCGATCCGTTCACGGTCGGTGACCAAGACGTCGGCCAGGTAGCCGGCCGCCGGTATCAAGCAGGCACCAATGATGGCGGCAATCAATACGTCACGGCGTCCGGTCTTCAGCCAGGCGGCGACGCAAGCGGCGACGATGATGCCCAGCATCGCCATCGTCATCAAAGGGCGTTCGGCAAGCGTTTGATACATCGGCAGTCGACGCGGGAAAAGAGAAGCGTTCAGACATCAGGTGCCTGTATCGTAACGGATCGCCCATCGTCGCCTTTCGCTCCGCGAAAGTCGCGTTCGGAAACACCCTCCCCGGAATCTCGTTCCTCGATTCCGACCCTCCCGCAAAAGCGGGAGGGTGAAGTGCAGATGTTGGCCGAACATGCCAGCGTCGGGTGCATTGCCGAAACGGCGGTACCCGCGGCTAGCGCCTTGCGGCTCACAAAGTCGCCTTTCGCTCCGCGAAAGTCGCGTCCGGAAACACCCTCCCCGGAATCTCGTTCCTCGATTCCGACCCTCCCGCGAGGCAGGAGGGTGAAGTGCAGGTGTTGGCCGAACATGCCAGCGTCGGGTGCATTGCCGAAACCGCGGAACCCGCGGCTAGCGCCTTGCGGCTCACAAAGTCGGCTTTCGCTCTGCGAAAGTAGTGTTCGGAAACACCCTCCCCGGAATCTCGTTCCTCGATTCCGACCCTCCCGCGAGGCGGGAGGGTGAAGTGCAGGTGTTGGCCGAACATGCCAGCGTCGGGTGCATTGCCGATACAGCGGTACCCGCGGCTAGCGCCTTGCGGCTCACAAAGTCGCCTTTCGCTCCGCGAAAGTCGCGTCCGGAAACACCCTCCCCGGAATCTCGTTCCTCGATTCCGACCCTCCCGCGAGGCGGGAGGGTGAAGTGCAGATGTTGGCCGAACATGCCAGCGTCGGGTGCATTGCCGAAACAGCGGTACCCGCGGCTAGCGCCTTGCGGCTCACAAAGTCGCCTTTCGCTCCGCGAAAGTCGCGTCCGGGGCACCCTCCCCGGAATCTCGTTCCTCGATTCCGACCCTCCCGCGAGGCGGGAGGGTGAAGTGCACCGCTTGGCCGAGCGGCTTAGGTCAGTGGCCCTAGCCCTTCAGCTTGGCAGCGAAAAGCGGTCCACCGTACAGGGCGTGATCGCCCAAGGCTTCTTCGATACGAAGCAACTGGTTGTACTTCGCCATCCGGTCACTACGGCTGGCCGAACCGGTCTTGATTTGTCCGGTCGACAGAGCGACGGCCAAGTCGGCGATGGTCGAATCTTCGGTTTCACCACTGCGGTGGCTGGTCACCGAGGTGTAACCGTTGCGGCCGGCCAAGTGGATCGCGTCGATGGTTTCGGTCAGCGTTCCGATCTGGTTGACCTTGATCAGGATGCTGTTGCCGATGCCTTCGTCGATCCCGCGTTGCAGACGTTCGACGTTGGTGACGAACAAATCGTCGCCGACCAATTGAACCTTGTCGCCGATCTTGTCGGTCAGCTTCTTCCAGGTTTCCCAGTCGTCTTCGCTGCAACCGTCTTCGATGCTGCAGATCGGGTACTTGCTGCACCAGTCGGCCAAGAAGTCGACCATTTCGTCGCCCGACAGCTTTTTGCCATCGATCGAGTATTGCTTGGCATCGGCGTCATAGAACTCGGTCGACGCGGCATCCAAGGCGATCCAGACCTGTTCGCCGGCTTTGTAGCCCGCTTGGTCAATCGCTTGCATGATGACGTCCAGAGCTTCTTGGTTGCTCTTCAAGTCCGGTGCGAAACCGCCTTCGTCACCCACGGCGGTGTTGTAACCCTTGCCCGACAAGACCTTCTTCAGGTTGTGGAAGATCTCCGTGCCGCAACGAAGCGCGTCGCTGAAGCGGTCAAAGCCCAGCGGCATGACCATGAACTCTTGAACGTCGACGCTGTTGTCGGCGTGTTCACCACCATTGATGATGTTCATCATCGGGGCGGGCAACATGCGGGCGCCGGCACCGCCCAGGTAGCGATACAGTTGTTGGTCGGTCGACGAAGCGGCGGCGTGGGCGACGGCCAGCGAAACACCCAGGATCGCGTTGGCGCCCAAGTTTTTCTTGTTCGGCGTGCCGTCCAGTTCCAACATGCGATGGTCGACGGCGGCTTGATCGGTCGCGTCCATGCCTTGCAGGGCTTCGGCGATCGTGGTGTTAACGTTTTCAACCGCTTGCGAAACGCCCTTGCCCATGAAGAACGACTTGTCGCCGTCACGCAATTCCCAGGCTTCGTGGACACCGGTGCTGGCACCGCTGGGCACTGCGGCACGGCCGACGGCACCGTCTTCCAACATGACGTCACATTCGACGGTCGGGTTGCCGCGGCTGTCCAGAATTTGCCGTGCGTGGATGGCTTCGATCAGAGTCATGGATGCCTCGCGTATTTTGATGCGGGATGGAGTGGAAAATCCGTGAAATGGTTTGGTCAGTTCGACACGATTGCGTCGCGTTCGCTGGGCCGCCGCGTCGATCGACGCAGGTGGCACATTTCCGCGCCGGCCCTCGTTGTCTTGGGCGGCGGCATTCTGTCCAATCCGACTGCGGATGAACACCCGACGAAACGCCCGAATGTGCCCCAGACGCACTGCCGAGCGGTTTCGCCACGCTCCGTCCCCGCCCCATCCGACCAGCCTTCACACGCAGTTAGGGAATCCAATCGATGTTTACCGGGATCGTCGAATCGCTGGGCCGCATTGCAAAAATCACCGACCAGCCGCCAGGGAAACTGTTTTCGATCGACGCCGGTGAATTGGCCAAAGGGGCGGCGATCGGCGATAGCGTCGCGATCAATGGTTGTTGTTTGACCGTTGTCGCCATCGACGGTGGCGTGCTGGGATTCGAGGCAGGCGAAGAAACCCTGTCGCGAACCAACCTGGGCACCCAGGAAGTCGGCAGCCGAGTCAACCTGGAACGCGCCCTGGCGGTCGGTGATCGCTTGGGAGGACACTATGTCACAGGTCACGTGGACGAATTGGGCACGTTGCTGGATCGTCGCGAAGACCCGCCGTGGGCTTTTTTAAGATTCGGCGTGTCGAAAAAACTGTCCTCGCAAATCGCCGACAAAGGCAGCATCGCGATCGACGGCGTCAGCCTAACCGTGGTCGACGCGGACCCCGATTCGTTCACCGTCGCACTGATCCCACACACTCTGGAAGTCACCACGTTGGGCTTTCGAAACGTGGGCGACAAAGTGAACTTGGAAAGCGACGTGTTGGCCAAGTACGTCCAACGCAGTCTGATCACCGGCGTCAAAGGTCCCGATGTCCCCGGCGAATCATCCGATTGATCGACGGACCAACGAAAAAGCGTCTGCGAAACCCCTTCAAACCCCGGAACGAATTTCTTGTCCGAACCGTCGCGTCAAACCGCCACCTATCTGTCACGCCGTCTGACCGCGGCCGGCTTGAAACCGCTGAGCCGTTTCGGCCAGAACTTCTTGATCGATTTGAACTTGGTCGACCTGATCGCCAATTCGGCCGAATTGACCAAGGATGACGTGGCGCTGGAAATCGGCACCGGCGTGGGATCGCTGACCCAGCGACTTGCCGACCGTGCCGGTGCGGTGTTGTCGGTGGAGATCGACAATCACTTGTTCGAACTGGCCGGCGAAGAATTGGCGGATCGGACAAACGTCAAACTGATCCATGGCGACGCGCTGAAGAACAAGAACACGCTGCGCGACGAAATCATGTTGAACGTCCGCCAAGCGATGTCACAGCTGGGCGAAAATGCGCGGTTCATGCTGGTCGCCAACCTGCCGTACAACGTGGCGACGCCGATCATCAGCAACCTGATGTTGGAAACGCCGCCGCCGGATCGGATCGTCGTGACGATTCAAAAAGAATTGGCCGATCGCATCATGGCGGTGCCGTCGACCAAGGATTACGGCGCGCTGTCGGTGTGGTTGCAAGCGATCAGTGATCCGACGTTGGTGCGTGTGCTGTCGCCCAAGGTGTTCTGGCCGCGCCCCAAAGTCCACTCGGCAATCTTGCGGTTGGACTTGGATCGAGATCGCTACGAAAGCTTCGAAGACCTGCGATACTTTCACGACACCACGCGAGCGTTGTTCTTCCATCGCCGCAAGTTTTTGCGCAGCGTCGTCGTCAGCGCGATGAAAGGCCGGCTGGAAAAGGCGGACGTCGACCAAGTGTTGGCCGATCTGGGCCACGACGAAACGGCACGTGCCGAAGCGATGGCCGTGCCCGAGATCGTGCGGCTGGTCGAAGCGATCCGCGTTGCCGAAGACGCCAAGTCAGAAAACGTTTGAGCGTCTGGTGACGCATCGCCAAGTTGTCCGCGATATGGCGTCGGCGTCTATCCGTTGAACAACACCGCGCGGGCCAGTTGCAGCCACGCTTTTCCCGACCGATCGCTCATGTCGAAATCTTTGGTCGGGATGTACGCCTTGCGTTGATCGACAATGCGAACCGGGACGGGCGAACGTTCGGCCAATTGTTCAACTTGTCGGCGGTTTCCATAGTGCAAAACGATGAAGCGTGCGTCACTGGTCACCGAATGGATTTGCCACGCGGCGGCGTCCAGACGTAGTTCGACCAGCTGTAACATCCGCTCGGCGGGCTGAGGGATCGGTCCGAACCGGTCGACCAATTCTTCTTTGATTTCGTTGATTTTCGCGACGTTGTCGATCTTGGCCATGCGGCGGTACAAGTCGATCTTGTGACGCAGATCGGGCACGTATTCATCGGGCAAATACGCTTCGACCGGCAAATCAATGTCCACGTCGGCCGACAACTTCGGCGGCAACTTTTGGGCTTGCCGAACGGCGTCTTCCAACAGGTGGCAATACAGTTCGTAACCCACCGCGGCGATGTGACCGCTTTGTTGGCTGCCCAGCAGATTGCCGGCGCCGCGGATTTCCAAGTCTCGCATCGCGATGGCGAACCCGGCGCCCATTTGGCTGTAATCTTCGATCGCCCGCAGACGTTTGCTGGCTTCGGGGCTGAGGTGTTTCCGGCGGCTGACCAACAGGTAACAGTACGCTTGGTGTTTGTATCGCCCGACGCGACCACGCAATTGGTGCAGATCGCTCAGCCCATACTTGTCGCCTTCGTCAATGAACATCGTGTTGGCATTGGCGATGTCGATCCCGCTTTCAACGATCGTGGTGGCCAGCAACAAGTCGAACTTGTGATCGATAAAGTCGATCATCACTTGTTCCAATTCGCCTTCGCCCATCTGACCGTGGCCGATCCCGATGCGAAGCTCCGGTACAATGTCGCGCAACCGGTCGGCCAGCTCGTGCATGTCGCCGATGCGGTTGTGAACGAAGAACATTTGGCCGCCGCGGTTCAGTTCGCGAACCATCGCGCTGCGGACCATCTTGTCGTCCCAGCGGGTGACCTTCGTTTCAACACTCATCCGTTCGGCCGGCGGCGTTTCCAAGTTGCTGATGTCTCGCACACCGACCAGTGCCATGTGCAACGTCCGCGGGATCGGGGTGGCGGACAAAGTCAGTACGTCGACGTTGTTGCGGTGATTTTTCAGACGTTCTTTGACTTCGACGCCGAAACGTTGCTCTTCGTCAACGATCACCAGCCCCAAGTTGGCAAAGCGGACGTCTTTGCCCGCGATGCGGTGGGTGCCCACGATGATGTCGGCTTCACCGCTGGCGATCCGCTTGACCGTCGCGCGGGTGTCGGCGGGCGAAACGAACCGCGACAGCTTGGCAATTTCAATCGGAAACTCCGCCATCCGCTCGCGGAAGGTGTTGTAGTGCTGTTCGGCCAGCACGGTGGTCGGCACCAACACGGCGACTTGGTATCCCGACGTGACGGCCTTGAATGCCGCTCGCATCGCGACTTCCGTTTTGCCAAAGCCGACGTCGCCACAGATCAGGCGGTCCATCGGCCGGGCGCTTTCCATGTCGTCCTTGATCGCTTCGATCGCGGCCAACTGGTCGGGCGTTTCGGTGTAAGGAAAGCTGGCGTCGAATTGTTGTTGCCAGGTGTTGTCGGGGGCGAAACTGATCCCGCGGCGGGCCTGACGCTGGGCCTGCATCTCGATCAGCTCGGCGGCCATGTCGGTGACCGCCGATTCGGCAGCCTTGCGATGGTTCGCCCAGGCTTGGCCGCCGATTTTGGCCAGCCGTGGTCGGGTCTTCGATCCGCCGATGTATTTTTGGACCAGACCGATCCGTGACGCCGGCACGTAGATCTTTGTCCCGCCGTCGTATTCGATGGTCAGGTGTTCGACGTGCTGGCCGTTCTTTTCGATCTGTCGCAGCCCGCGATACAGACCGATCCCGTGGGACAGGTGCACGACTAGATCGCCGACTTGCAGTTGCAAGAAATTCTGGATCGGCTTGCCACGTGCCCGCGTCTTGCCACGACGCACGGGGCTGCGGTGAAACAGTTCGGCGCCGGTCAGCACCAACGCGCCGGCCGACGGTAACCGAAAGCCGCCGGACAGATCCGCCACCGTCATGTGCAACCGGCCTTCGGCGGCGGCGCGAGTGGGCTGTAGCAATTCCGTCAGCCGTTGTCCGTCGGCGGGCGTGTCACCGACGACGATCACGTGATGATCCGCTGCGATCGTGTCGACCTTCTTTTGGGTTTCCGAAAGCTCGCTGGCAAAGCTGTCGGCCGATGCGGTGTCCAGTGACACCAGATCATCGCCGGTCGCTTCGGGGAAATCGTCGGCCGTGACCACACGGTGGCTGGTCATCGACGCGATCAGATCATCCATCGTCACGAACCGTGACGGATCGACCACACGCCGCAGCAGTGCGTCGGCCGATGACGCGCATCCTTGTGGATCGACGACCACAACCACGGTGTCGGTGGGCAAGTAATCGCTGATCGGGCCCTGTTGTTCGGGCGGCATCGCGGGCGTTTCGTCCAGCGGGTCAGCCGTTGATGCACCGATCGCGGCCAGTTCGATTTCGGTGACCGATTCGATGCTTCGCTGGCTGGACAGATCAAACGTGCGGATGGATTCGATTTCGTCACCGAACCATTCCACACGAATCGGCAACGGCTGGTCGGGCGAATAGATGTCCAGCAAGCCGCCGCGGGTGGCAAATTCGCCGGGGAACTGGACCGCGGTGGTGCCGGCAAAGCCCGCTTCGGCCAGCCAAGCCCGCACGTCCTCCGGTGCAAGCGTCTGTCCGACTTTTAGTGTGCGAGTGCTGTCGGCCAGTTTTTGTGGCGTCGGAACTTTCTGGATCGCCGCGCCGATGAACGCGGTGACCAGCAACGGTTCTGGCGAATCGGCGTCCCGCGAACGAAGACGCTGCAGGACCTGCAGCCGATCGGCAAAGTCGACGTCGCGGATCGTCGCACCGCTGCCGTCGCCGGCCGACAGCGGCAGCGCGACCGCATCGGTCAGTCCGAATGACCGGGCGTCGGTGGCCACGATTTCGGCGTCGGCCGCTTGGGGCAGCAGCATCAGGATGTGAGGCGTGCTGCGGGCGATCGCCGCGGCCAGCAACGCGCGGATGCCGCCCCAAACGCCGCCGAAGCCCAGCGGCTGGTCCGGTTTCAGCCCGCGCATGCGCGCGCTGACGCCCGCCGCGTCGTCGATCAACGCGGGCAGGTCGGACAGTTGGCGGATGGTCACCGGCTTGCGACGGCTGGTGGATTTTCCGCGGCGGCTGGTTTTCTTTGCTGCGGTCAAACGATCGCGTCGCTTGAGCAGGGGACGGAAAGGCACGCACTGGGTGTCGTGCGGGACAAAAAAAAGTATCGTGTGCGGGCAAGATGTGACACCCGAAAGATGCGGCTTCGTTGAAATCGGCCCCCTGGTCGACGGTCGGCGACCGCACATCGGCACCCCGCGATGTGGTGTCGCAATTCTTCCCCATCCCCTTGGTCCCCAATGAACTGCCTGCCCAAAACATGAGTATCGGAATCGGAATCGTCGGCGCCGGAATGATCTCCAACTTTCACGCCAAAGCCATCGCCGACGCGGCGGGCTGTCACCTGGCGGCCGTGTGTGATCGCATTCCCGAAGCCGCCACGGCGTTCGCCGAAAAATACGGCTGTAACGGACACGGTTCGATCGAAGCCATGTTGGACGATCCCACCGTCGATGCGGTCGCGGTCTGCACGCCCAGCGGCGCGCACTTGGACCCGGCCCTTGCGGCCGCCGCGGCGGGCAAGCACGTGATCGTTGAAAAGCCGCTGGAGATCACCACCGAACGCTGCGACCAAATCATTCAAGCGTGCGAAAAGGCCGGCACCAAGTTAGTCGTGACCTTCCAAAGTCGTTTTCATCAGTCCAGTCTGCTGATGAAAAAAGCCGTGGAAGATGGCCGATTCGGGACCGTTACCATGGGCGACGCTTATGTGAAGTGGTTCCGCAGCCAAGAGTATTACGACAGCGGCGCTTGGCGTGGCACGTGGGCGCTGGACGGTGGCGGCGCGTTGATGAACCAAGCCATCCACAGTGTCGACTTGTTGGTCTGGCTGATGGGCGACGTCGAAGAAATCAGCGCGATGACCGGCACACTGACACACGAACGAATCGAAGTGGAAGACGTCGCGGTCGCCACGTTGAAGTTCAAGTCGGGGGCCTTGGGCGTGATCGAAGCCACCACGACGGCGTATCCCGGTGCGCTGAAGCGGATTGAAATCGCCGGCAGCAACGGATCGGCCGTGTTGGAAGAAGAAGACCTGATCCAGTGGGACTTTGCGGACGAAACCGACGCGGACCGTCAGATCCGTGATTCAATGCAAGGCAAAACCGAATCCGGCGGCGGTGCGGCCGACCCATCGGCGATCGACCACAAGGGACACACGAAGGTCTATGAAGAATTGGCGGCGTCGATCGCAGAGAACCGGATGCCGTCGATCAGCGGGCACGAAGGTCGTCGCAGCGTCGAAGTGATCCGCGCGATCTACGAATCGGCTCAGTCCGGTCAACGCGTCAAGCTGTAAGCGACCGTCCAGACGATAGCCCACAAAGTCGCCTTTCGCTCCGCCGAAAGTAGCGCTCGGAATCACCCTCCCCGGAATCTCGTTCCTCGATTCCGACCCTCCCGCGGTGCGGGAGGGTGAAGTTGGTGCTGGGCTGGATGTCTAGGCGTCGGGCCTTGCTGGCGAAACAGCCCAAACCCGCGGCTAGCGCCTTGCGGCTCACAAAGTCGCCTTTCGCTCCGCCGAAAGTAGCGCTCGCCGAATCGGGTTCAGGCCAGTTGCCGAAACATCCCAAACCCGCGGCTAGCGCCCTGCGGCTCACAAAGTCGCCTTTCGCTCCGCCGAAAGTAGCGCTCGCCTCCTGCCGATCTCGCACGCCGATCTGACTGGGCCTGGGCAGGCGATGGTGCCGCAACTTCGCTTGGGGTTGCTCGCTTGTTGACAGCTTGAGTGTCTGCGAAAGTGTGCGTTTGATCTCCGCGGGCGGATCCCAAGCCGGCGGCACAATGGGATATATTGACGATCCGCTGCCAATGCACGGAACGCCCCAGGAAGCCCCCACCACAGGAAGACGACTGAGAAACGATGAGCACCGACGAGATTTTGATGGACGCCGAAGAACGCATGGAAAAGGCGGTCTCCGTGCTGGGCAACAACCTTTCGGGCATTCGCACCGGCCGGGCCACCCCTGGCTTGGTCGATTCGCTGAAGGTCGAGGTGTACGGTTCGCAAACGCCATTGAAGCAGTTGGCGTCGATCGGTGTTCCCGAGCCACAGCAGATCTTGATCCGTCCCTACGATGCCGGGACG belongs to Crateriforma spongiae and includes:
- a CDS encoding HDOD domain-containing protein, with the protein product MSTATQNTSLEEVFRSDLLPALPTSAIRLLQLSQRSDAGPPEFARPIEADPGLMGQVLKFVNSSYFGFSREITSIQQALTLVGTRAITNFALWNAVFSVIPNPKFGPFDLKGLWQDSLRRAVFARKLGRTLKLANAEELFAGALLQDMAIPLLLKELPAQYETLVERRVAEGRRLSGLEREMFGWDHAEAAAMLAKRWNLPEDFVDLIGQHTELDELLGGGESRLPAACVALASMLPSCTDEAWTEFELFHAGFNRLCDLDLDALEALLTEVDESTAEFAPLLKLPTPKMTLVEFVSA
- a CDS encoding 3-keto-disaccharide hydrolase, whose translation is MALSVPITRGLSGVMLGLLFYSAFPGIGTPASADDGDWQSLFDGKTLSGWHVRCRPEDNDKRGYWRVEDGVIVAEGKSPDRHHYIWLLTDQEYDDFELKLKVQTYAGNKGNSGVQVRSRYDDEAFWLDGPQVDIHPAGPWRSGFIYDETRSRKVWLWPDVGRPANAKPEHAPEGWTWQHAGDSDHWNDIRIVCRGTQVQSFVNGVAVADLDGHGILDDDDHRRLDVGMKGHIGLQIHPGQTIHLRFKDIHIRPIRGQASFPSPVPPN
- the tmk gene encoding dTMP kinase; amino-acid sequence: MFITLDGIDGVGKSTQIARLAEHLTSLGQDVLTVRDPGSTDVGSKLRSLLLDSDLTMHRRTEAMLFMASRCEMVETIIRPALDAGRWVISDRFLLSTVVYQSVGGDVPPDLLWKLGEAANDWLCPDVTILLDMPAEASMRRLDRPADRMESRGLDYLETVRQAFLDQLPHSSPRNVVIDADRDIDAVTEDVLALFASRAST
- the eno gene encoding phosphopyruvate hydratase, with the translated sequence MTLIEAIHARQILDSRGNPTVECDVMLEDGAVGRAAVPSGASTGVHEAWELRDGDKSFFMGKGVSQAVENVNTTIAEALQGMDATDQAAVDHRMLELDGTPNKKNLGANAILGVSLAVAHAAASSTDQQLYRYLGGAGARMLPAPMMNIINGGEHADNSVDVQEFMVMPLGFDRFSDALRCGTEIFHNLKKVLSGKGYNTAVGDEGGFAPDLKSNQEALDVIMQAIDQAGYKAGEQVWIALDAASTEFYDADAKQYSIDGKKLSGDEMVDFLADWCSKYPICSIEDGCSEDDWETWKKLTDKIGDKVQLVGDDLFVTNVERLQRGIDEGIGNSILIKVNQIGTLTETIDAIHLAGRNGYTSVTSHRSGETEDSTIADLAVALSTGQIKTGSASRSDRMAKYNQLLRIEEALGDHALYGGPLFAAKLKG
- a CDS encoding riboflavin synthase — encoded protein: MFTGIVESLGRIAKITDQPPGKLFSIDAGELAKGAAIGDSVAINGCCLTVVAIDGGVLGFEAGEETLSRTNLGTQEVGSRVNLERALAVGDRLGGHYVTGHVDELGTLLDRREDPPWAFLRFGVSKKLSSQIADKGSIAIDGVSLTVVDADPDSFTVALIPHTLEVTTLGFRNVGDKVNLESDVLAKYVQRSLITGVKGPDVPGESSD
- the rsmA gene encoding 16S rRNA (adenine(1518)-N(6)/adenine(1519)-N(6))-dimethyltransferase RsmA, which translates into the protein MSEPSRQTATYLSRRLTAAGLKPLSRFGQNFLIDLNLVDLIANSAELTKDDVALEIGTGVGSLTQRLADRAGAVLSVEIDNHLFELAGEELADRTNVKLIHGDALKNKNTLRDEIMLNVRQAMSQLGENARFMLVANLPYNVATPIISNLMLETPPPDRIVVTIQKELADRIMAVPSTKDYGALSVWLQAISDPTLVRVLSPKVFWPRPKVHSAILRLDLDRDRYESFEDLRYFHDTTRALFFHRRKFLRSVVVSAMKGRLEKADVDQVLADLGHDETARAEAMAVPEIVRLVEAIRVAEDAKSENV
- the mfd gene encoding transcription-repair coupling factor encodes the protein MRGLKPDQPLGFGGVWGGIRALLAAAIARSTPHILMLLPQAADAEIVATDARSFGLTDAVALPLSAGDGSGATIRDVDFADRLQVLQRLRSRDADSPEPLLVTAFIGAAIQKVPTPQKLADSTRTLKVGQTLAPEDVRAWLAEAGFAGTTAVQFPGEFATRGGLLDIYSPDQPLPIRVEWFGDEIESIRTFDLSSQRSIESVTEIELAAIGASTADPLDETPAMPPEQQGPISDYLPTDTVVVVVDPQGCASSADALLRRVVDPSRFVTMDDLIASMTSHRVVTADDFPEATGDDLVSLDTASADSFASELSETQKKVDTIAADHHVIVVGDTPADGQRLTELLQPTRAAAEGRLHMTVADLSGGFRLPSAGALVLTGAELFHRSPVRRGKTRARGKPIQNFLQLQVGDLVVHLSHGIGLYRGLRQIEKNGQHVEHLTIEYDGGTKIYVPASRIGLVQKYIGGSKTRPRLAKIGGQAWANHRKAAESAVTDMAAELIEMQAQRQARRGISFAPDNTWQQQFDASFPYTETPDQLAAIEAIKDDMESARPMDRLICGDVGFGKTEVAMRAAFKAVTSGYQVAVLVPTTVLAEQHYNTFRERMAEFPIEIAKLSRFVSPADTRATVKRIASGEADIIVGTHRIAGKDVRFANLGLVIVDEEQRFGVEVKERLKNHRNNVDVLTLSATPIPRTLHMALVGVRDISNLETPPAERMSVETKVTRWDDKMVRSAMVRELNRGGQMFFVHNRIGDMHELADRLRDIVPELRIGIGHGQMGEGELEQVMIDFIDHKFDLLLATTIVESGIDIANANTMFIDEGDKYGLSDLHQLRGRVGRYKHQAYCYLLVSRRKHLSPEASKRLRAIEDYSQMGAGFAIAMRDLEIRGAGNLLGSQQSGHIAAVGYELYCHLLEDAVRQAQKLPPKLSADVDIDLPVEAYLPDEYVPDLRHKIDLYRRMAKIDNVAKINEIKEELVDRFGPIPQPAERMLQLVELRLDAAAWQIHSVTSDARFIVLHYGNRRQVEQLAERSPVPVRIVDQRKAYIPTKDFDMSDRSGKAWLQLARAVLFNG
- a CDS encoding Gfo/Idh/MocA family protein is translated as MSIGIGIVGAGMISNFHAKAIADAAGCHLAAVCDRIPEAATAFAEKYGCNGHGSIEAMLDDPTVDAVAVCTPSGAHLDPALAAAAAGKHVIVEKPLEITTERCDQIIQACEKAGTKLVVTFQSRFHQSSLLMKKAVEDGRFGTVTMGDAYVKWFRSQEYYDSGAWRGTWALDGGGALMNQAIHSVDLLVWLMGDVEEISAMTGTLTHERIEVEDVAVATLKFKSGALGVIEATTTAYPGALKRIEIAGSNGSAVLEEEDLIQWDFADETDADRQIRDSMQGKTESGGGAADPSAIDHKGHTKVYEELAASIAENRMPSISGHEGRRSVEVIRAIYESAQSGQRVKL